From Pseudoalteromonas piratica:
ATCAAAAGCCTCATTCTCGGCGTGCAACAGTACTTGCTTACCCGCTTTTTCGAAACGTTTAACGGTCACATCTTCATCTACACGCGCGACGACAACTTGCCCATTATTTGCCACAGGTGTTCTGTGTACTGCCAATAAATCGCCATCCATAATGCCGATATCTTTCATACTCTCACCTTTAACTCTAAGCAAAAAGTCAGCACATGGATTAAATAAGCTTGGATCCACTTGATAGTGGCTTTCAATATGCTCATGCGCCAAAATAGGCGAGCCCGCTGCAACTTGACCAACCAATGGTAAACCTAATTGTTCCGGTTCCTCTTCTTCAACAAGACGAATACCACGGCTTGCCCCAGGTACCATTTCGATGACCCCTTTTTTCGCAAGTGCTTTTAGGTGTTCTTCAGCAGCATTGGCGCTCTTAAAGCCTAATGTAGAGGCTATTTCAGCACGCGTAGGCGGCATACCGGTATCTTTTATAAATACTTTAACAAGCTCTAGGATTTGCGCTTGGCGCTTAGTTAATGGTCTCATTCACTGGTTTTCCATACAGTACAGATAACTGTGAGTATATACAGTTAATGCTATTTCGCAACTTTTAATTCTTTGATATTTAGCACTATGCTTAAGATTTAGTTTTCGCAAAGCAATTTGTTGCATTTAAAAGTAAATAGCACATTGGACTTTAGCCAGATTGCTTTATTTTTCTTCTGGCATGACCAGTTATTTAATCTTTTTAAGTTAACTGGTATGCTAGCGCCCCTTTTTGTTTTAGGTTGG
This genomic window contains:
- the lexA gene encoding transcriptional repressor LexA; its protein translation is MRPLTKRQAQILELVKVFIKDTGMPPTRAEIASTLGFKSANAAEEHLKALAKKGVIEMVPGASRGIRLVEEEEPEQLGLPLVGQVAAGSPILAHEHIESHYQVDPSLFNPCADFLLRVKGESMKDIGIMDGDLLAVHRTPVANNGQVVVARVDEDVTVKRFEKAGKQVLLHAENEAFDTIKVDLEHDHFNIEGLAVGVIRNADWM